The Pangasianodon hypophthalmus isolate fPanHyp1 chromosome 5, fPanHyp1.pri, whole genome shotgun sequence genome includes a window with the following:
- the LOC113525856 gene encoding MOB-like protein phocein isoform X1, which yields MVMAEGTTVLRRNRPGTKAKDFYSWPDESFEEMDSTLAVQQYIQQNIRSDCSNIEKILEPPEGQDEGVWKYEHLRQFCLELNGLAVKLQSECHPDTCTQMTATEQWIFLCAAHKTPKECPAIDYTRHTLDGAACLLNSNKYFPSRVSIKESSVAKLGSVCRRIYRIFSHAYFHHRQIFDTYENETFLCHRFTRFVMKYSLMSKDNLIVPIMEEENQSGSAGESEA from the exons ATGGTCATGGCGGAGGGGACAACCGTTCTGAGGAGGAACAGACCGGGCACCAAGGCGAAG GACTTCTACAGCTGGCCCGATGAGTCTTTTGAGGAGATGGACAGCACTCTGGCAGTGCAACAG TATATCCAGCAAAATATTCGCTCGGACTGCTCCAACATAGAGAAGATCTTAGAGCCTCCAGAAGGACAGGATGAAGGAGTGTGGAAGTACGAACATCTCAG GCAATTTTGTCTGGAACTCAACGGCTTGGCCGTAAAACTCCAG AGTGAGTGCCATCCAGACACGTGTACCCAGATGACTGCCACTGAGCAGTGGATCTTTCTTTGTGCCGCCCACAAGACCCCAAAAGAA TGTCCTGCCATTGACTACACCAGACACACTCTGGACGGCGCAGCATGCCTTCTCAACAGCAATAAGTATTTCCCTAGTCG CGTCAGCATTAAGGAATCGTCAGTGGCGAAGTTAGGCTCAGTTTGCCGTCGCATCTACAGGATCTTCTCCCATGCTTACTTTCACCATCGCCAAATATTCGACACATATGAG AATGAGACGTTTTTGTGTCACCGCTTTACCCGCTTTGTGATGAAGTACAGCCTGATGTCTAAGGACAACCTGATTGTGCCCATCATGGAGGAGGAGAACCAGAGCGGCTCTGCGGGAGAGAGTGAAGCCTGA
- the LOC113525856 gene encoding MOB-like protein phocein isoform X3, which translates to MAKAFRKFLPMFDRVLVERLAAETVTKGGIMIPEKSQGKVLQATVVAVGPGTTTKDFYSWPDESFEEMDSTLAVQQYIQQNIRSDCSNIEKILEPPEGQDEGVWKYEHLRQFCLELNGLAVKLQSECHPDTCTQMTATEQWIFLCAAHKTPKECPAIDYTRHTLDGAACLLNSNKYFPSRVSIKESSVAKLGSVCRRIYRIFSHAYFHHRQIFDTYENETFLCHRFTRFVMKYSLMSKDNLIVPIMEEENQSGSAGESEA; encoded by the exons ATG GCTAAGGCTTTCCGGAAATTTCTCCCCATGTTTGACCGAGTGTTGGTGGAACGGTTAGCAGCAGAGACTGTGACGAAAGGAGGCATCATGATTCCAGAAAAGTCCCAAGGCAAAGTGCTGCAGGCCACAGTGGTGGCTGTGGGACCTGGAACCACCACCAAG GACTTCTACAGCTGGCCCGATGAGTCTTTTGAGGAGATGGACAGCACTCTGGCAGTGCAACAG TATATCCAGCAAAATATTCGCTCGGACTGCTCCAACATAGAGAAGATCTTAGAGCCTCCAGAAGGACAGGATGAAGGAGTGTGGAAGTACGAACATCTCAG GCAATTTTGTCTGGAACTCAACGGCTTGGCCGTAAAACTCCAG AGTGAGTGCCATCCAGACACGTGTACCCAGATGACTGCCACTGAGCAGTGGATCTTTCTTTGTGCCGCCCACAAGACCCCAAAAGAA TGTCCTGCCATTGACTACACCAGACACACTCTGGACGGCGCAGCATGCCTTCTCAACAGCAATAAGTATTTCCCTAGTCG CGTCAGCATTAAGGAATCGTCAGTGGCGAAGTTAGGCTCAGTTTGCCGTCGCATCTACAGGATCTTCTCCCATGCTTACTTTCACCATCGCCAAATATTCGACACATATGAG AATGAGACGTTTTTGTGTCACCGCTTTACCCGCTTTGTGATGAAGTACAGCCTGATGTCTAAGGACAACCTGATTGTGCCCATCATGGAGGAGGAGAACCAGAGCGGCTCTGCGGGAGAGAGTGAAGCCTGA
- the LOC113525856 gene encoding 10 kDa heat shock protein, mitochondrial isoform X2, with product MAKAFRKFLPMFDRVLVERLAAETVTKGGIMIPEKSQGKVLQATVVAVGPGTTTKNGAVTPVSVKVGEKVLLPEYGGTKVVLDDKDYFLFRDADILGKYVE from the exons ATG GCTAAGGCTTTCCGGAAATTTCTCCCCATGTTTGACCGAGTGTTGGTGGAACGGTTAGCAGCAGAGACTGTGACGAAAGGAGGCATCATGATTCCAGAAAAGTCCCAAGGCAAAGTGCTGCAGGCCACAGTGGTGGCTGTGGGACCTGGAACCACCACCAAG AATGGAGCTGTAACGCCTGTTAGTGTGAAAGTTGGAGAGAAGGTTCTACTACCAGAATACGGAGGCACGAAGGTGGTTCTTGATGATAAG GACTATTTCCTGTTCCGGGATGCAGATATTCTAGGAAAATATGTTGAGTAA
- the hspd1 gene encoding 60 kDa heat shock protein, mitochondrial yields MLRLPSVMRQMRPVCRALAPHLTRAYAKDVKFGADARALMLQGVDLLADAVAVTMGPKGRTVIIEQSWGSPKVTKDGVTVAKSIDLKDKYKNIGAKLVQDVANNTNEEAGDGTTTATVLARAIAKEGFDTISKGANPVEIRRGVMLAVETVINELKKLSKPVTTPEEIAQVATISANGDTEVGTIISNAMKKVGRKGVITVKDGKTLHDELEIIEGMKFDRGYISPYFINTAKGQKCEFQDAYVLLSEKKISSVQSIVPALEIANQHRKPLVIVAEDVDGEALSTLVLNRLKVGLQVVAVKAPGFGDNRKNQLRDMAIATGGAVFGDEAVGLAIEDIQAHDFGRVGEVVVTKDDTMLLKGQGDPAVIEKRVVEITEQLENTTSDYEKEKLNERLAKLSDGVAVLKVGGTSDVEVNEKKDRVTDALNATRAAVEEGIVPGGGCALLRCMPALDTIKPINDDQKIGIDIIRRALRIPAMTIAKNAGVEGSLVVEKILQSGTEIGYDALNGEYVNMVDRGIIDPTKVVRTALLDAAGVASLLSTAEAVVTELPKEEKEMPGGMGGMGGMGGMGGMGF; encoded by the exons ATGCTGCGCTTGCCCAGTGTGATGAGGCAGATGAGGCCAGTGTGCAGGGCTCTAGCTCCACACCTCACCCGCGCCTATGCCAAGGACGTGAAGTTTGGAGCTGATGCCCGGGCGCTCATGCTCCAGGGAGTGGACCTGTTGGCAGATGCGGTGGCTGTCACTATGGGACCAAAG GGTCGCACAGTTATCATTGAGCAGAGCTGGGGCAGCCCAAAGGTCACCAAAGACGGAGTCACAGTTGCCAAAAGCATTGACCTTAAAGATAAGTACAAGAACATCGGGGCCAAGCTGGTGCAGGATGTGGCTAATAACACAAATGAGGAGGCAGGTGATGGCACCACCACCGCCACTGTACTGGCACGGGCCATTGCCAAGGAGGGCTTCGACACCATCAGCAAAGGTGCCAATCCCGTAGAGATCCGCAGAGGAGTCATGCTCGCTGTGGAAACAGTCATCAACGAGCTCAAGAAGCTGTCCAAACCAGTCACTACACCTGAGGAAATTGCTCAG GTAGCTACTATTTCTGCCAATGGAGACACTGAAGTCGGTACGATCATCTCTAACGCCATGAAGAAAGTGGGACGTAAAGGAGTGATCACTGTGAAG GATGGCAAAACTCTGCATGATGAGCTGGAGATCATTGAAGGCATGAAGTTTGACCGTGGCTACATCTCACCCTACTTTATCAACACAGCTAAAG GTCAGAAGTGCGAGTTCCAGGATGCCTACGTGCTTCTGAGTGAGAAGAAGATATCCAGCGTGCAGAGCATTGTACCAGCCCTGGAGATTGCCAACCAGCACCGTAAACCCCTGGTCATTGTGGCCGAGGATGTAGATGGAGAGGCCCTTAGCACTCTTGTACTCAACag GTTGAAGGTTGGACTGCAGGTTGTGGCAGTAAAGGCCCCAGGCTTCGGAGACAACAGGAAGAACCAGCTGAGAGACATGGCAATTGCTACTGGAGGAGCT GTGTTTGGCGATGAGGCTGTCGGCCTAGCTATCGAGGACATCCAGGCGCACGACTTTGGCCGTGTGGGCGAGGTAGTCGTGACCAAAGATGACACCATGCTGCTGAAGGGCCAGGGTGACCCAGCTGTCATCGAGAAGCGTGTCGTTGAGATCACCGAGCAGCTGGAGAACACCACCAGTGACTACGAGAAGGAGAAACTCAATGAGCGCCTGGCCAAGCTCTCTGATGGCGTGGCTGTACTCAAG GTTGGTGGAACGAGCGACGTGGAGGTGAATgagaagaaagacagagtgacTGATGCTCTGAACGCCACTAGGGCTGCTGTCGAAGAGGGCATTGTTCCCGGAGGTGGCTGTGCTCTCCTGCGTTGCATGCCTGCCCTGGACACCATCAAACCTATCAACGATGACCAGAAGATCG GTATCGACATCATCCGCAGAGCGCTGCGCATCCCTGCTATGACCATTGCCAAGAATGCAGGAGTGGAGGGGTCTCTGGTGGTGGAAAAAATCCTGCAGAGTGGCACTGAGATCGGCTATGACGCCCTTAACGGCGAGTACGTCAACATGGTGGACAGAGGAATCATCGACCCTACAAAG GTGGTAAGGACAGCACTGCTGGACGCTGCTGGTGTTGCATCCCTGCTCTCGACCGCGGAGGCTGTGGTCACAGAGCTGCCCAAGGAGGAGAAGGAAATGCCAGGAGGAATGGGTGGTATGGGTGGTATGGGCGGTATGGGTGGTATGGGATTCTAA